Proteins encoded by one window of Microcebus murinus isolate Inina chromosome 2, M.murinus_Inina_mat1.0, whole genome shotgun sequence:
- the UBQLN4 gene encoding ubiquilin-4 — MAEPSGAETRPPIRVTVKTPKDKEEIVICDRASVKEFKEEISRKFKAQQDQLVLIFAGKILKDGDTLNQHGIKDGLTVHLVIKTPQKAQDPAVATASSPSTPDPASAPSTTPASPATPAQPSTSGSAISDAGSGSRRSSGGGPSPAAGEGPPSATASILSGFGGILGLGSLGLGSANFMELQQQMQRQLMSNPEMLSQIMENPLVQDMMSNPDLMRHMIMANPQMQQLMERNPEISHMLNNPELMRQTMELARNPAMMQEMMRNQDRALSNLESIPGGYNALRRMYTDIQEPMFSAAREQFGNNPFSSLAGNSDSTSSQPLRTENREPLPNPWSPSPPTSQAPGSGGEGTGGSGTSQVHPTVSNPFGINAASLGSGMFNSPEMQALLQQISENPQLMQNVISAPYMRSMMQTLAQNPDFAAQMMVNVPLFAGNPQLQEQLRLQLPVFLQQMQNPESLSILTNPRAMQALLQIQQGLQTLQTEAPGLVPSLGSFGMSRTPAPSAGSNTGSAPEAPTSSPATPATSSPTGTSNAQQQLMQQMIQLLAGSGNSQVQTPEVRFQQQLEQLNSMGFINREANLQALIATGGDINAAIERLLGSQLS, encoded by the exons ATGGCGGAGCCGAGCGGGGCCGAAACGAGGCCCCCCATTCGGGTCACCGTCAAGACCCCGAAGGACAAGGAGGAAATTGTGATCTGCGACCGAGCCTCGGTCAAAGAG TTCAAAGAGGAGATCTCCCGGAAGTTTAAGGCTCAGCAGGATCAGCTGGTCCTGATCTTCGCAGGCAAGATCCTCAAGGATGGGGACACACTGAACCAGCATGGAATCAAGGATGGACTCACTGTCCATCTGGTTATCAAGACCCCTCAGAA GGCTCAAGATCCAGCTGTTGCCACTGCTTCTTCCCCCTCCACTCCTGACCCTGCCTCAGCACCCTCCACCACGCCTGCTTCACCCgccacccctgcccagccctccacCTCTGGCAGTGCCATTTCGGATGCCGGCAGTGGAAGCCGGAGGAGCAGTGGGGGGGGTCCCTCCCCAGCGGCTGGGGAGGGACCCCCCAGTGCTACTGCATCCATACTCT CTGGCTTTGGGGGCATCCTGGGGCTGggcagcctgggcctgggctctgCAAACTTCATGGAGCTGCAGCAGCAGATGCAGAGGCAGCTGATGTCCAATCCTGAGATGCTGTCACAGATCATGGAGAACCCCCTGGTCCAGGATATGATGTCTAACCCTGACCTGATGCGCCACATGATCATGGCCAACCCCCAGATGCAGCAGCTGATGGAGCGGAACCCTGAGATCAGCCACATGCTCAACAACCCTGAGCTCATGAGGCAG ACAATGGAGCTCGCTCGGAATCCAGCCATGATGCAAGAGATGATGCGGAACCAGGACCGAGCCCTAAGCAACCTTGAGAGCATCCCTGGAGGGTATAACGCCCTCCGCCGAATGTACACAGACATCCAGGAGCCCATGTTCAGTGCTGCCCGGGAACAG TTTGGCAACAATCCATTCTCTTCCCTGGCCGGGAACTCCGACAGCACGTCCTCCCAGCCTCTGCGGACTGAGAATCGAGAGCCCCTCCCTAACCCCTGGAGCCCCTcgccccccacctcccaggcccCCGGGTCCGGTGGGGAGGGCACCGGAGGATCGGGGACCAGCCAGGTGCACCCGACAGTCTCGAACCCCTTTGGGATCAATGCGGCTAGCCTGGGGTCAG GGATGTTCAATAGCCCAGAAATGCAGGCCCTCCTCCAGCAGATCTCTGAGAACCCCCAGCTGATGCAGAATGTGATCTCGGCCCCCTACATGCGCAGCATGATGCAGACACTTGCCCAGAACCCTGACTTTGCTGCTCAG ATGATGGTGAACGTGCCGCTCTTCGCAGGGAACCCCCAGCTGCAGGAGCAGCTCCGCCTGCAGCTGCCGGTCTTCCTACAGCAA ATGCAGAACCCAGAGTCACTTTCCATCCTTACCAATCCCCGAGCCATGCAGGCATTGCTGCAGATCCAGCAGGGACTGCAGACCTTGCAGACTGAGGCCCCTGGGCTGGTACCCAG CCTTGGCTCCTTTGGGATGTCCCGGACCCCAGCACCCTCAGCAGGCAGCAACACCGGGTCTGCACCTGAGGCCCCCACCTCCTCGCCAGCCACACCGGCCACATCTTCTCCAACTGGGACTTCTAACGCCCAGCAGCAGCTCATGCAGCAGATGATACAGCTTTTGGCTGGAAGCGGAAACTCCCAG GTGCAGACACCAGAAGTGAGATTTCAGCAGCAACTGGAGCAACTCAACTCCATGGGCTTCATCAATCGTGAGGCCAACCTACAGGCCCTGATTGCCACAGGAGGGGACATCAACGCAGCTATCGAGAGACTCCTGGGCTCCCAGCTCTCCTAA